The Candidatus Zixiibacteriota bacterium nucleotide sequence CGAGTTTTTTCTGATCGCCGGCCCGTGCGCGATCGAATCGGAACAGCTCTGTCTTGATGTCGCCGCTCGTGTCAATGATCTCGCCCGCCGGCACGATCTGCCCTATATCTTCAAGTCATCGTACAAGAAAGCCAACCGGTCGGCGGCGGGAACCTACGCGGGTCCGGGACTCGAAGCCGGTCTGATCGTGCTGAAGAAAGTCAAGGCTGAACTCGGTATCCCGGTGCTGACCGACATCCACGAAACGCCGGAAATCGGTCCAGTTGCCGAAGTCGCCGACGTCCTCCAGATACCCGCGTTCCTATGCCGTCAGACCGATCTGGTCGTGCAGGCCGCCGCGACTGGGCGCTGGATCAACATCAAGAAGGGCCAGTTCCTCGCACCCGATGACATGACCCGAATCGCCGCCAAGGCCGGCTCCGGGAAGATTATGCTTACCGAGCGCGGTTCAACATTCGGATACCACAATCTCGTGATCGATTTCCGCTCGCTTGTAATCATGAAGAAAACCGGCTGCCGGGTTGTTTTCGACGCCACCCACTCCTTGCAGTTGCCCGGCGGCGGCGACGGTGTCTCGCTGGGGCAGCCGGAGTTTGTCATTCCGATGGCCCGGGCCGCGATGGCGGTGGGAATCGACGGGCTCTTTGTCGAAACGCACCCCGAACCGGCTAAGGCCTTATGTGACGCCGGTGTCATGCTTCCAATTGACCGGATGGAGCAGTTGCTCGATTCAGTACTGCGTATCAGGGACGCCCTCAAATAGGCTGGTTATGAATAAACTCACGCGTACCGAATTCGTCGAGCGTCTGAAATTGATCAGGCTGCTGGCTATTGATGTCGACGGCGTGCTAACTGACGATTCGATCTACTTCGGCCCGGACGGATTCGAGCTGAAGAGGTTTAACATCTCCGACGGCTTCTACATGGTGCTGGCCATGCGCCACGGTCTCGAACTAGCGATCGTTTCCGGCCGCCACTCAGCCGCAACCGATACCCGCATGAAAGATCTCGGCATAAAACATGTGCTGCAGGCCAGAAAAGATAAAGTCGAGATGATCGCCCCGCTCCTGGCTGGCCTGCGCATCGGTTTTGAGCAGGTGGCATTCATGGGGAACGAGATTCTCGATATCAAACTCGCTCGCCGGGTGGCGCTGCCGATTGCTGTAGCTGACTCGGCCAAAGGCCTGCTCGACGAAGTAGCCTATGTCACCGAACGAAAGGGCGGGCACGGCGCGGTGCGCGAAGTATTGGAATGCTACTTTGAGGCTGTTGGAGTCAATCCGAAAGAGCTGGTGATCTGATGGACCTGATCAGGTATGCGCAGGAGGTGATCCGCAGCGAGGCGGGAGCGGTTGCGGCCATGGCAGATCGCCTGGGACCGAGCTTCCAGCAGGCGGTGGAGGCAATACTTGAGTGCAGGGGACGAGTCATTGTCGCCGGGCTGGGCAAATCGGGCCTGATCGGCCGCAAGATTGTCGCCACTTTCAACTCGACTGGTATCTCGTCGTTCTTTCTGCACCCGGCCGATGCCCTCCACGGCGACCTTGGCCTGATCCGCGCCGAGGATATCCTGATGATCATCTCCAAGTCAGGCCGTCAGGAGGAACTCGAGATGATAATCGCGGTGGCTCGGCGACTCGGTGTGACGATCATGGTGCTCGGCGGCAATACCGAATCGGATCTGTACCAGAAGGCCGACATCGCCCTGGACTGCTCGGTCGCCAGCGAGGCCTGTCCGAATAACCTGGTGCCGACGTCATCATCGACCGCCACACTGGTTATGGGCGACGCCCTTGCGCTCGCACTTCTCAAGGCCCGCCATTTCACCAAAGAGGATTTCGCCGAGCTGCACCCGGCCGGGTTTCTTGGGCGCAGGCTGCTTAAGCGAGTTTTGGAATATCATCACACGGGTGACTCGATCCCGCTCGTCCGCCCCGACGCCACATTTTCCGAGATGATGGTGATTATGAGCGAAAAGCGGCTGGGCTGTGTGGTCACGACGGATTCAGATCACAGGGTGACTGGGATTTTCTGTGACGGAGACCTGCGCCGCCTGCTGGAAAGGGTCGGCGACAAAGCCATATTCGGTTTGAGAGCGTCGGATGTCATTGTGAAGAACCCCAAGACGATTCGTCAGGATGCCATTCTCGACGCCGCCCTTGCGCTCATGGAGCAGAAAGAGATCACCCAGCTCCCGACAGTCGACGACCATGGCCGCTTGACGGGCGTGATACATTTGCATGACATCTTGAAATCGAAGCTGGTGTGAGTTCTGAGCTGATTGGCTGGATATCAGGTGGGGGAAACTACCCTGCCGTCACCAACGGTAACTATGGATCACTTTGAACGCCTCCTTCGCATCCTCGGAACCGCTCCGAAATCTCCCAGTCTTCAAGCGTTAACCGAGCTGGTAGCGGCCCATCTGACACGCATTCCTTTCGAGAATATCTCAAAACTCCATTACCTGCAACACTATAACCTGCGTGCGCTACCCGGCCTGGAGCAATACCTCGACGGAATCGAGCATTGTCACTTTGGTGGTACTTGCTACTCCAACAACTACTACTTCCACCTCCTGCTCCGGAATCTTGGATATCAGGTGAAGCTCTGTGGGGCGGACATGAACTACTCGGACGTACACGTCGTCAACCTGGTCGTTGTAGAGGGTCGGGAGTATATTGTTGATGCCGGCTATGCCGCTCCGTTTCTGGAACCCCTGCCGCGCGACCTGTCCCAGGACTACGAAGTTTCGCTCGGCCGCGACAGGTACTTGCTGAAGCCACAGGACGGCGATGGCCGATCAGTGATGCATCTTATTCGCGATGGTCAGTTGAAACACGGATACACAATCAAGCCTCAGCACCGGGCTATAGATTATTTCTCGGGTGTCATCGCTGATTCGTATCGCGACGAGGCCACTTTTATGAATGCGCTTCTGCTGGTGCGATTCTGGCCGGGCCGGTCGCTGGCGATTCACAATTTGACCGTGCTCGAATCTGCCGGCTCCCGCTGGAGCACCCGGCAACTCCCCGACCGCAACACCCTTGTTAACGCAGTGGCTGAACACTTCGCTGTACCGCGTGAAATCACGGCAGCGGCCCTATCCCGAATAGGCGAATTCCGCAACGCCTGGAGTTAATCATCGAAACGAATAACCGGTAATTGCCGTTTGCGATCGAAGACGGGGCGAGAATCCCCCATATCGTCGCTGACTCTCGCGACAGCCCGGCGAGATCTTCCGCTCACACTCTACTGGCCGTCGTCCGCGGCCACCAGCTCAGTGCGGCGGCGGTATAACGAGGTCAGCGACCCCAGCAATATCAGCGTGGTGCCCACCCACACCAGCGTGATCATCGGCTTCTTCGAGATATCGAGAATCAGCTTCTCCGGTGAAATCCCCGGCAATAAGCCGGGTATATCGAGCACCACCACTCCCTGGTCGGCTATGATCTGACGAATCGACGCCTGATACTTCCGGCCGTTGAGCGAAATCTCGGCCGGTTGGCTCTCCACGCCCGTATCGCCGCTGCCCTGAATCACCTTGGGAGCGATGGTCTGCGCACTGTCGCCATGCGCGACGATTATCTTTGCGGCAACAGACATCCCGGCTGCGCCCATCTCGTCATGACCGCCGATTTCGAATTCCTCAAACGTAAAGGTGTAGTCGCCTTCCAGCTTGGTCTCACCCTTTCGCAACGCCAGCCCGCCGCCCGACTTGCCCTCCTCCACCTGCATCGGGGCGAGATACAGATCGTACGCCAGCGCGCGGTTGATGTACGGCTTGCGCATGATGCCGTCCATGCGCGCCGAGTAATACAGTTGCGGCCGCACCTCGCGCGGACCGGACCCATCATCGAGCGACAACAAAAGCTCGTTTTTGGGATGATCAATAGCATCCCTCATCCCGTTGTAGCCCACAGAGACGCCGTAATGCTGTGAGGCCACTGTTTTCCCCTGCTCGACAACCAACCGCTCGTTGGAGTCAAATGCCGACGAGGCCATCACGCCGACCAGCATGACACCGAATCCAAAGTGCGTAAGCGGCGCTGCGGCGAAACGAATCCGGTCGGGAAGGTACCCGGCCAGATGAATCAAGTTTGACACCGCCGCCATCGCAGCCGCCGCGTAAAACAACAGCGTCATGTAGTCACGCACGCCCGCAATCAGCGAAATCACGACCGAGGCTATGAACAGTGCCAGGGCGGGTATGAGCGGCTTGCGAAACTCCGGATTGAACAAATACACGAGCATGCCGCCGACAACCAGACTGAACATGACCGCAAACACCATCGTAGCGTCAAGAATCAGATAGAACAAGCCGAACCCGATCACCACACAGGACCCGACTACTACAAGGCTCTTTTGAAGCCCGTTTTCGAGACGGTATCCGGAGAATTTCACATGCGGCACAAGGGTGAGCAGAAACGCCATAACCACCGCCAGCGGCACGGCGAAGCTGTTGTAGGTCACGATTTCGGCGGCACGGGGTTCATCCGAGAACCATCCGGACA carries:
- the kdsA gene encoding 3-deoxy-8-phosphooctulonate synthase; amino-acid sequence: MNNTLERIERGEFFLIAGPCAIESEQLCLDVAARVNDLARRHDLPYIFKSSYKKANRSAAGTYAGPGLEAGLIVLKKVKAELGIPVLTDIHETPEIGPVAEVADVLQIPAFLCRQTDLVVQAAATGRWINIKKGQFLAPDDMTRIAAKAGSGKIMLTERGSTFGYHNLVIDFRSLVIMKKTGCRVVFDATHSLQLPGGGDGVSLGQPEFVIPMARAAMAVGIDGLFVETHPEPAKALCDAGVMLPIDRMEQLLDSVLRIRDALK
- a CDS encoding KpsF/GutQ family sugar-phosphate isomerase, with protein sequence MDLIRYAQEVIRSEAGAVAAMADRLGPSFQQAVEAILECRGRVIVAGLGKSGLIGRKIVATFNSTGISSFFLHPADALHGDLGLIRAEDILMIISKSGRQEELEMIIAVARRLGVTIMVLGGNTESDLYQKADIALDCSVASEACPNNLVPTSSSTATLVMGDALALALLKARHFTKEDFAELHPAGFLGRRLLKRVLEYHHTGDSIPLVRPDATFSEMMVIMSEKRLGCVVTTDSDHRVTGIFCDGDLRRLLERVGDKAIFGLRASDVIVKNPKTIRQDAILDAALALMEQKEITQLPTVDDHGRLTGVIHLHDILKSKLV
- a CDS encoding arylamine N-acetyltransferase, encoding MDHFERLLRILGTAPKSPSLQALTELVAAHLTRIPFENISKLHYLQHYNLRALPGLEQYLDGIEHCHFGGTCYSNNYYFHLLLRNLGYQVKLCGADMNYSDVHVVNLVVVEGREYIVDAGYAAPFLEPLPRDLSQDYEVSLGRDRYLLKPQDGDGRSVMHLIRDGQLKHGYTIKPQHRAIDYFSGVIADSYRDEATFMNALLLVRFWPGRSLAIHNLTVLESAGSRWSTRQLPDRNTLVNAVAEHFAVPREITAAALSRIGEFRNAWS
- the ccsA gene encoding cytochrome c biogenesis protein CcsA, coding for MGPEVPGQLAIWLALLMNLISGAAFFLVARGREELRSLATRAYYAFLGFTVLAVGCLYYAFFTHNYAFKYVAAYSERAQQPFYVLSAFWGGQEGTYLLWLLLCGFWGLLILRRGGRYTNYGMAVYSTVNLFLLFLLIKLSPFALIPGGVPADGQGLNPLLQDPWMVIHPPIMFTGFAATAVPFALALAAMIRNDYTDWTKRAFPWVATVALFLGMGNVMGGYWAYKTLGWGGYWAWDPVENTSMVPWMISLALIHGLIVEKRTGALRKSNLLLAIFLFMLVIYGTFLTRSGVLADFSVHSFTDLGINVNLIGFMAFFAVSSMAVFFWRARSIQSAPINYNYFGKEFSLVASVAVLFVFGLIVLFWSSLPILSGWFSDEPRAAEIVTYNSFAVPLAVVMAFLLTLVPHVKFSGYRLENGLQKSLVVVGSCVVIGFGLFYLILDATMVFAVMFSLVVGGMLVYLFNPEFRKPLIPALALFIASVVISLIAGVRDYMTLLFYAAAAMAAVSNLIHLAGYLPDRIRFAAAPLTHFGFGVMLVGVMASSAFDSNERLVVEQGKTVASQHYGVSVGYNGMRDAIDHPKNELLLSLDDGSGPREVRPQLYYSARMDGIMRKPYINRALAYDLYLAPMQVEEGKSGGGLALRKGETKLEGDYTFTFEEFEIGGHDEMGAAGMSVAAKIIVAHGDSAQTIAPKVIQGSGDTGVESQPAEISLNGRKYQASIRQIIADQGVVVLDIPGLLPGISPEKLILDISKKPMITLVWVGTTLILLGSLTSLYRRRTELVAADDGQ